From the genome of Variovorax sp. RA8, one region includes:
- a CDS encoding DUF4124 domain-containing protein translates to MKLAHLLVLGSACLLGATAVQAQWQWVDQNNKKVFSDQAPPPDIPDKNILRRPGPASSRLSFSPAPAAAPDAGSVQAAAAPAAAPRPAGSPKPTGVDKELEEKTRKAEEAEKAKQAAEAQKVAQAKTENCKRAREGKATMDSGIRVARLNAQGEREIMDDKMRAAESQRLQSMIDSDCK, encoded by the coding sequence ATGAAGCTCGCGCACCTGCTCGTACTCGGATCGGCCTGCCTCCTCGGAGCGACGGCCGTTCAGGCCCAATGGCAATGGGTCGACCAGAACAACAAGAAAGTCTTCAGCGACCAGGCACCGCCCCCCGACATTCCCGACAAGAACATCCTCCGCCGCCCCGGCCCCGCTTCCTCTCGACTCAGCTTCAGTCCCGCTCCCGCGGCTGCGCCGGACGCGGGCAGCGTCCAGGCTGCCGCCGCGCCGGCAGCCGCGCCGCGCCCCGCAGGCAGCCCCAAGCCCACGGGGGTGGACAAGGAACTCGAGGAAAAGACTCGCAAGGCAGAGGAAGCCGAGAAGGCCAAGCAGGCCGCGGAGGCGCAGAAGGTGGCCCAGGCCAAGACCGAAAACTGCAAGCGCGCACGCGAAGGCAAAGCCACGATGGACAGCGGCATCCGCGTCGCCCGCCTGAATGCCCAGGGCGAGCGCGAGATCATGGACGACAAGATGCGCGCCGCAGAGTCGCAGCGACTGCAGTCGATGATCGACAGCGACTGCAAGTAG
- a CDS encoding RnfH family protein produces MLQVTVVYSPAPREVFEEELGVAEGATVRDAVQASSLAARYPQLDWQAMTPGIWGRAVEWEQPVHALDRIELCRPLTVDPKIARRERFRQQGARGTGLFARRRKGGKAGY; encoded by the coding sequence ATGCTTCAGGTGACGGTCGTGTATTCGCCGGCCCCGCGCGAGGTGTTCGAAGAGGAACTCGGCGTGGCCGAAGGCGCCACCGTGCGCGATGCGGTGCAGGCGAGCAGTCTGGCCGCGCGCTACCCGCAGCTCGACTGGCAGGCCATGACGCCTGGCATCTGGGGCCGCGCCGTGGAATGGGAGCAGCCGGTGCACGCGCTGGATCGCATCGAGCTGTGCCGCCCGCTGACGGTCGATCCCAAGATCGCGCGACGCGAGCGCTTCCGGCAACAGGGGGCGAGGGGGACGGGGCTCTTCGCACGCCGGCGCAAGGGCGGCAAAGCGGGGTACTGA
- a CDS encoding type II toxin-antitoxin system RatA family toxin — MKSVHKSILIWYSAEEMYSLVTDVAKYPEFLPWCDKARVIEQDEAGMTAEVGLAFSGFHHSFTTRNTHVPGREVHLRLVDGPFSNLDGVWKFTPVGEEGERACRVELNLSYGFSNFALQALVGPVFDKIASNLVEAFVKRAEHIYGQS, encoded by the coding sequence ATGAAATCAGTCCACAAGTCCATCCTGATCTGGTACAGCGCCGAGGAGATGTACAGCCTGGTGACCGACGTCGCGAAGTACCCCGAGTTCCTCCCCTGGTGCGACAAGGCCCGTGTGATCGAGCAGGACGAAGCGGGCATGACGGCAGAGGTCGGCTTGGCCTTCAGCGGCTTCCATCACAGCTTCACCACCCGCAACACCCATGTGCCGGGCCGCGAGGTGCATCTGCGACTGGTCGACGGCCCCTTTTCCAATCTCGACGGCGTCTGGAAATTCACCCCGGTGGGCGAGGAGGGCGAGCGCGCATGCCGCGTCGAGCTGAACCTCAGCTACGGCTTCAGCAACTTCGCGCTGCAGGCGCTGGTCGGGCCGGTGTTCGACAAGATCGCCTCCAACCTGGTCGAAGCCTTCGTCAAGCGCGCCGAGCACATCTACGGCCAGAGCTGA
- the smpB gene encoding SsrA-binding protein SmpB, with protein MATKKQDTSSRIAENKKAAYNYFFEERFEAGMVLEGWEVKSLREGKVQLTDGYVVIRDGELFVIGCQINPLKSASTHINPDSVRTKKLLLHKEQIRRLVGKVEQKGYTLVPLNLHWKAGKVKCEIALAKGKAEHDKRDTIKDREGKREVERAMKSRNR; from the coding sequence ATGGCCACCAAAAAACAAGACACCTCTTCCCGGATCGCCGAAAACAAGAAGGCCGCGTACAACTATTTCTTCGAAGAGCGCTTCGAGGCCGGCATGGTGCTGGAAGGGTGGGAGGTCAAGTCGCTGCGCGAGGGCAAGGTGCAGCTGACCGATGGCTATGTCGTGATCCGAGACGGGGAGCTGTTCGTCATCGGATGCCAGATCAACCCGCTGAAATCCGCCTCCACGCACATCAACCCGGACTCGGTGCGCACCAAGAAGCTGTTGCTGCACAAGGAGCAGATCCGCCGCCTCGTGGGCAAGGTCGAGCAGAAAGGGTACACGCTGGTCCCGCTCAACCTGCACTGGAAAGCCGGCAAGGTGAAATGCGAGATCGCGCTGGCAAAGGGCAAGGCCGAGCATGACAAGCGCGACACCATCAAGGACCGCGAAGGCAAGCGCGAAGTCGAGCGCGCAATGAAGAGCCGCAACCGCTGA
- a CDS encoding putative colanic acid biosynthesis acetyltransferase: MAARPLDAQRTKPLEGGPSFSLRNRLLRAAWNVSWALLASWTPPQMRFWRRFLLKLFGAKLGEASDVRGSARVWYPPHLHLADRALLAERVNCYNMAPITLGRAALVSQGAHLCAGSHDIASATFQLTASPIVIGAGAWIAAEAFVGPGVEVGEGAVLGARGVAFRSLDAWTVYGGNPAKAIKPRVLRGAEHG, from the coding sequence ATGGCCGCCAGACCGCTCGACGCTCAGAGAACCAAGCCCCTCGAGGGCGGCCCCAGCTTCTCGCTGCGCAACCGCCTGCTGCGCGCGGCCTGGAACGTGAGCTGGGCGCTGCTGGCCTCCTGGACGCCGCCCCAGATGCGCTTCTGGCGCCGCTTCCTGCTCAAGCTCTTCGGCGCGAAGCTGGGCGAGGCCAGCGACGTGCGCGGCAGCGCGCGGGTCTGGTATCCGCCCCACCTCCACCTGGCAGATCGCGCCCTGCTGGCCGAGCGGGTCAACTGCTACAACATGGCGCCGATCACGCTGGGCCGCGCCGCGCTGGTGTCGCAGGGCGCGCATCTTTGCGCCGGCAGTCATGACATCGCGTCGGCCACATTCCAGTTGACGGCCAGCCCGATCGTCATCGGCGCCGGGGCCTGGATTGCGGCCGAGGCCTTCGTCGGTCCCGGCGTGGAAGTGGGTGAAGGCGCGGTGCTGGGCGCGCGCGGCGTGGCCTTCCGTTCGCTCGACGCCTGGACCGTCTACGGAGGGAACCCGGCCAAGGCGATCAAGCCGCGGGTGCTGCGAGGCGCCGAGCACGGCTGA
- a CDS encoding sigma-70 family RNA polymerase sigma factor, which translates to MDSRALIDHIPSLRRYARALTGDAWAADDLVQDTLERACRKWQLWIVGSDLRAWLFTIMHNVFASQVRRAPPRATVDVDEIAAQLPSAAGARDRAIDLQRCLLLLPEEQRAALLLVALEDMSYAQLSRVLNVPLGTVMSRLARARVRLQELMEGAPPPAASRPGLRRLK; encoded by the coding sequence ATGGATTCCCGCGCACTCATCGACCATATCCCCAGCCTCAGGCGCTATGCACGCGCGCTGACCGGCGACGCCTGGGCGGCCGATGACCTGGTCCAGGACACGCTGGAACGTGCCTGCCGCAAGTGGCAGCTATGGATCGTCGGCAGCGACTTGCGGGCCTGGCTGTTCACCATCATGCACAACGTGTTTGCCAGCCAGGTCCGGCGCGCGCCGCCGCGCGCCACGGTCGACGTCGACGAGATTGCCGCGCAACTGCCCAGCGCGGCGGGCGCGCGCGACCGCGCCATAGACCTGCAGCGCTGCCTGCTCCTCCTGCCCGAGGAGCAGCGCGCCGCGCTGCTGCTGGTGGCGCTCGAAGACATGTCCTACGCCCAGCTGTCCAGGGTGCTGAACGTTCCGCTCGGCACCGTCATGTCGCGCCTGGCGCGGGCGCGCGTGCGCCTGCAGGAACTGATGGAGGGCGCCCCGCCGCCGGCAGCCAGCCGCCCCGG